The genomic stretch CGAGCATTTTATCCATACCCTTCGGGCCGAGGGTGGTTCTAACGGTTTCAGCAATAATCCTCGCGGCAAGAATGTTCAGCCTCTGCGCATCCCTACCAACGTACCTCTGAGTCCCCTCAGGCAGAATAACAACCGGCTGTCCGCTAAGCTGTGCCATTTGACATTCCTCCTATCGAATTGCTTTTTGCAGAAACGCTTCGTCAGCGTTGCATATAAATTTTTGGGTCAAAAATTTCAATTAACGCGGAAGATTTTGAAAAAATGACAAAGATGTGGCCGGGAACCGGAGGAAAGGGCTAAAACCTCAACGCACAACTGAGGACGGGTGGATGAGGTGAGGATGATAAAGCAGGGCGCGGAGGCGAGGATATATCTGGGGGAGTTTGGAGAGTACTTCGGGGCAGAACTCCTCCCGGGAGAGAGGATAATCATCAAACACAGAATTCCAAAGCGCTACCGCATAAGGGAGATAGACGAACGGTTGAGAAAGGAGAGAACGGTTAGGGAAGCCAGGGTCCTCCACAGGGCGAAGGAGTTCGGTGTGAACTGCCCCTACGTCTATGAGGTTGATACAAGGGACATGAAGATAGCCATGGAGTTCATAGACGGCGAGCGCCTGAAGGAGCTTTTAGAGAGGCTGCCGATGGAGGAGCGCTTAAAACTCTGCCGCGAGATTGGGAGGCAGGTTGGAAGGCTCCACGAGGCGGGGGTAGTGCACGGCGACCTGACCACCAGCAACATGATACTCAGGGAGGGGAGGGTCTACCTGATAGATTTTGGCTTGGCCGACTTTGACCCCACCCTGGAGGCGAGGGGCGTTGACCTGCATCTGCTCAGGCGCGCCATGGAGAGCACGCACTACACCTGGTTCGAGAGGGGCTTTGAGGCGGTTCTGGAGGGCTACTCCGAGGTCAGGGGCGAGGAGAAGGCGGAGGAGATCAGGGCGAAGATAGAAGAAATCGAGAGCAGGGGAAGGTACAGGGAGCGGAGCTGGGTGGGCTGACTTCGGCCACCAGCGGTGGCCCTACAGTACTCCGGGCATTCCAGTCATCCCGAAGAACGTGCCTGAGCATCCCAGGAACAAGAAGCGAATTCCGGAGAAAAATGTAGGCGGACAAAAGATAGAAAAATCAGACCTTGAATTTGTTGACGACGTCCACAAGCTCCTGGATGACCCGTTCGAAGTCCGTGATGGCCGCCCTGACCTCTTCGAGCGCCGATGTCTGCTCCTCTGCGGCGGCGCTGACCTCTTCAGCCGCCGCGGTGGTCTCCTCTGCACTGGCGGCAAGGTTCTCCAGGAAGCGCAGGCCCTCGTCTATCTTCTCGCCCTCTTCGAGCACTTTGCTCTTGAGCTCGTTGGCCTTGACCTCCATCTCAGCCATGAGCTCGGCTATGTGGGTGAGGTACGAGACGCTCTCCTTGAGGACCTCGGTTGAGTTGGAGACAGTTTCCACGCTCTTGCCAGTGACCTCAACGCTCTCCTGTATCTTCTCCATAATCTGGCTCACGATGTTGCGTATGTCGTCGGCGGCGTTCTTGCTCTCCTCCGCAAGGTTCCTAATCTCCTCGGCGACAACCGCGAAGCCTTTTCCTGCCTCCCCGGCGCGGGCGGCTTCAATCGCCGCGTTTAACGCCAGGAGGTTTGTCTGCTCGGCAATGCCCGTGATAACGTTGGTGATGTTGGCGATGTTCTTACCCATCTCAGCGACGCCCTTGACGGTCTCCTCGATCATGAGCATCATGTTCCTTATCTCCTCGATCTGGCCGACGGCCTCCTCGCCCTTCTGGCCGCCTTCCCTGGCCAGTGCAACGACATCACTCATCGACTTCTCAAAATCCTCCATTGTCGTTATGGTTTCCTTTCCAATCTCATCGATGTAGCGCATGGTTTCGGTCATGTGGTTGATGTTCTCCTGCTCGCGCTGGGCTTCTATGCTAACCTGGTTGATGGCCTCCGCAACCTGCTGAATGGCCTCGCTGATCTGGTCGACGTTTTCCCGTATCAGCTTGCTCCGCTCCTGAACGACGTCAGTAGCATCGTGGATTTCAATCACAATGTTCCTGAGGTTCTTACGCATCTTCTCTATGGCATCTCTAATCCTCTTCAAGTGACCGTCAAGGGCCTTGTCCTCAACCGAGAGGTCACCCTCCGCAAGCCTATCGATGATTTCACTTATGATGTCGATCTGATGCTCAATTTCTCTCCGGTACCTCTCGATATCCTTGGGAATCTTTTCCTCTTTGATGGATCCTTTGGCCACCATGATGCCCACAACAACTCCCAGAACTCCCCCAACGGCACCCGCCAGCGGTCCGATGGTAACCGCGGGGAGTAATGTTAGGATGAACGCTATCACAGGGGACGCTACGATGCCCGTTTTTCCATCCATCATGACCACCCATCATTAAAACCGCTTTCTCCTTACTTAAGCTTTTCTAATTAATTGAAGTAAGAACTTAACGCCAAAAAGATGTAGTAACTACCTACACAGGGACCTACACATCCGCCCTGAAGGCTCGCAGAACCCTCTCGAAGATCTCCTTCTCCCTTCCGCGTTTCTTTCTTGCGAGGCTTTCAACGATGAGCTCCGGTGTGCTTCTGCCCAGTTTTCCAAATACTGGCTGTCTGTCAACGATAAGGTTGAGCTTCTCGTCCAGTCCCTTCGCCTCGATTCCATCGACCCTCGCGAAGGGGAGATTCTTCCTGAGGTCCCCTCCGAGGTGCGACACTATGACAACGTAGAAGCCCTTCTCATGGGCAATCTTCAAAAGTTCGCCGATTATCTTGAGGGCCGCGCCCGGCTCGGTTATGGCCTCGAACTCATCTATGAGGATGAGCTTTCTACCGGAGCCTTTGAGTGCCCTCACGAATGACCTTAACGCCGTCTCGAAGGCACCGGCGCCGTAGGCGCTCCTCTTTCGCCTGAAGAAGAACAGCTCATTGAGGGGCTCAATCCATGCCTTTTCCGCCGGAACCGGGAATCCCATGTGGGCGAGAACCGCTATCTGGGTCATCAGCTCCAGAAGACTTGTCTTTCCACCGCTGTTGGCGCCGGTGAGGATGACGATTCCCTCGCCGTGAATCTCCCCGGCACCGGGCACCGAGAATCCGTCGGGTGTTTTCCCTACGGCGTAGCTGACAGGCTGGGGGTTTTCTATGAAGAGGTGCCGTCCGCTGACGAACGCCATTCCACCGCTCCAGAGCTCCGGAAAAGAAAATCCTTCCGTAAAATCCCTCACCGCCAGCAGGAAATCCAGCTCGTGAACCCACCCCAGTTCCTCCCTGAGCTTTGGAAGCAGGGGCATGACTTTTTCAAGCACCTCCCTGCTTCTGAGGTACAGCTCAATCTTAAGCTCCCTTTCGAGTTCTTCCCGAAGCATCCCCACTCTCTCCGGCGGAACCGTCACCGGGTACAACTCCTCCCGGGAGAAAAGTTCAACCGCAACGCCCAGCTTTTCGCTCAGCTCGTTCTCGGCCTCGTTTATTAAATCGAGAATCTCACCCTCTACCTCACCGAAGTGCCTGAATATCGCCTCGTAGTTCCCGGCCTTGAGTTCTCCGAGGAAGTCGAGCAGCTCCTTCCCGCTCAGCGTCAGGCTGAACTTCTCAAGCTTCTCGGATATGTTCTCGTTAAGCTCGCGCTCCTTCTCGGCTATCAGCTCCTCCAGCCCATCGAGGAGCTTCCGCTTTGCCATGACCTCCCCAAGTTCGTTCAGCTCCCCGAGAATCTCCGAAGCGACGCCCCGTTCCCCCCTCAGCTCGCCGATTCTGGCCAGGGCCCTAAGCGTCTCCCTGTTCTCCCATAGGGGCATTATGTAAAGCTCCGGAGCTATCTGCGACGGTGTGAGTTCAACGTCGATGCCGTAGCCGACGGTGCTGAGGACAACGGGGTATCCCTCGGCATCCTCAATGCTCGTAGAAACCTCACAGAGCCCCAAACTCTCGGCCCTCTCGACCTCGCTTTCGTCAACTATGAGAATCCTGTCGTGGAGGTAATCGCGGCGGAATCTTAC from Thermococcus sp. 21S7 encodes the following:
- a CDS encoding Kae1-associated kinase Bud32 — translated: MRMIKQGAEARIYLGEFGEYFGAELLPGERIIIKHRIPKRYRIREIDERLRKERTVREARVLHRAKEFGVNCPYVYEVDTRDMKIAMEFIDGERLKELLERLPMEERLKLCREIGRQVGRLHEAGVVHGDLTTSNMILREGRVYLIDFGLADFDPTLEARGVDLHLLRRAMESTHYTWFERGFEAVLEGYSEVRGEEKAEEIRAKIEEIESRGRYRERSWVG
- a CDS encoding methyl-accepting chemotaxis protein produces the protein MMDGKTGIVASPVIAFILTLLPAVTIGPLAGAVGGVLGVVVGIMVAKGSIKEEKIPKDIERYRREIEHQIDIISEIIDRLAEGDLSVEDKALDGHLKRIRDAIEKMRKNLRNIVIEIHDATDVVQERSKLIRENVDQISEAIQQVAEAINQVSIEAQREQENINHMTETMRYIDEIGKETITTMEDFEKSMSDVVALAREGGQKGEEAVGQIEEIRNMMLMIEETVKGVAEMGKNIANITNVITGIAEQTNLLALNAAIEAARAGEAGKGFAVVAEEIRNLAEESKNAADDIRNIVSQIMEKIQESVEVTGKSVETVSNSTEVLKESVSYLTHIAELMAEMEVKANELKSKVLEEGEKIDEGLRFLENLAASAEETTAAAEEVSAAAEEQTSALEEVRAAITDFERVIQELVDVVNKFKV
- a CDS encoding endonuclease MutS2 translates to MTLKLNPEAKAIYRAIRGEIQKRLVLPGSASILERFEPTADVEEILRRQDYFRENFPKIRPEMREHISRVKPVRFRRDYLHDRILIVDESEVERAESLGLCEVSTSIEDAEGYPVVLSTVGYGIDVELTPSQIAPELYIMPLWENRETLRALARIGELRGERGVASEILGELNELGEVMAKRKLLDGLEELIAEKERELNENISEKLEKFSLTLSGKELLDFLGELKAGNYEAIFRHFGEVEGEILDLINEAENELSEKLGVAVELFSREELYPVTVPPERVGMLREELERELKIELYLRSREVLEKVMPLLPKLREELGWVHELDFLLAVRDFTEGFSFPELWSGGMAFVSGRHLFIENPQPVSYAVGKTPDGFSVPGAGEIHGEGIVILTGANSGGKTSLLELMTQIAVLAHMGFPVPAEKAWIEPLNELFFFRRKRSAYGAGAFETALRSFVRALKGSGRKLILIDEFEAITEPGAALKIIGELLKIAHEKGFYVVIVSHLGGDLRKNLPFARVDGIEAKGLDEKLNLIVDRQPVFGKLGRSTPELIVESLARKKRGREKEIFERVLRAFRADV